From Choloepus didactylus isolate mChoDid1 chromosome 19, mChoDid1.pri, whole genome shotgun sequence, one genomic window encodes:
- the KCNS1 gene encoding potassium voltage-gated channel subfamily S member 1 has protein sequence MLMLLVQGRHFENHSSKLLLLTTLGGRCVATMVSESPEPGEGVPWRRKDEALRVNVGGVRRRLSARAVARFPDTRLGQLQAAASEEQARRLCDDYDAASREFYFDRHPGFFLGLLHFYRTGRLHMLDELCVFAFGQEADYWGLGEGALAACCRARYLERRVARPRTWDEDSDTPSSVDPYPDEISDVQRELARYGAERCGRLRRRLWLAMENPGYSLPSKLFSCVSIGVVLASIAAMCIHSLPEYQAHEAAAAVATVAAGRTVDGVRDDPVLRRLEYFCIAWFSFEVSSRLLLAPSTRKFFCHPLNLIDIVSVLPFYFTLLAGAALGDLSKVVQVFRLMRIFRVLKLARHSTGLRSLGATLKHSYREVGILLLYLAVGVSVFSGVAYTAEKEEGVGFDTIPACWWWGIVSMTTVGYGDVVPVTVTGKLAASGCILGGILVVALPITIIFNKFSHFYRCQRALEAAVRHSGHRELEDLLSSVDGVSEASLETSRETSQEGRSADLEAQDPSGPPNSQVY, from the exons atgctgatgctgctggtccagggaagacactttgagaaccactccTCTAAACTGCTCCTCCTAACAACCCTGGGT g GCCGGTGCGTGGCAACCATGGTGAGCGAGTCCCCGGAGCCCGGCGAGGGGGTACCCTGGCGGCGAAAGGATGAGGCGCTCCGCGTGAATGTGGGCGGCGTGCGGCGGCGGCTGAGCGCTCGCGCCGTGGCGCGCTTTCCGGATACCCGGCTGGGCCAGCTGCAGGCTGCGGCGTCCGAGGAGCAAGCGCGACGCCTGTGCGACGACTACGACGCGGCGTCGCGGGAGTTTTATTTCGACCGGCACCCGGGCTTCTTCCTGGGCCTGCTGCACTTTTACCGCACCGGCCGCCTGCACATGCTGGACGAGTTGTGCGTCTTCGCCTTCGGCCAGGAGGCCGACTACTGGGGCCTGGGCGAGGGTGCGCTGGCCGCGTGCTGCCGCGCGCGCTACTTGGAGCGGCGCGTGGCGCGGCCGCGCACCTGGGACGAGGACAGCGACACGCCGAGCAGCGTGGACCCGTACCCGGATGAGATCTCCGACGTGCAGCGCGAGCTGGCGCGCTATGGCGCGGAGCGCTGCGGCCGTCTGCGCCGCCGCCTCTGGCTCGCCATGGAAAACCCGGGCTACTCCTTGCCCAGCAAGCTCTTCAGCTGCGTCTCCATCGGCGTGGTGCTCGCCTCCATCGCCGCCATGTGCATCCACAGCCTTCCCGAGTACCAGGCCCACGAGGCGGCGGCCGCCGTGGCTACGGTGGCCGCGGGCCGCACTGTAGACGGTGTGCGTGACGACCCGGTGCTTCGGCGCCTCGAGTACTTCTGCATCGCCTGGTTCAGCTTCGAGGTGTCGTCGCGCCTCCTGCTGGCGCCCAGCACGCGCAAGTTCTTCTGTCACCCGCTCAACCTCATCGATATCGTGTCGGTGCTGCCCTTTTATTTCACACTGCTGGCCGGCGCGGCCCTGGGAGACCTGAGCAAGGTGGTGCAGGTGTTCCGCCTCATGCGCATCTTCCGCGTGCTCAAGCTGGCGCGCCACTCCACCGGGCTGCGCTCGCTGGGCGCCACGCTCAAG CACAGCTACCGAGAGGTGGGCATCCTGCTGCTGTACCTGGCTGTGGGCGTGTCCGTGTTCTCCGGCGTGGCCTATACAGCTGAGAAGGAGGAAGGTGTGGGCTTCGACACCATCCCGGCCTGCTGGTGGTGGGGCATCGTGAGCATGACTACTGTGGGCTACGGGGACGTGGTGCCAGTGACGGTGACCGGCAAGCTGGCGGCCTCAGGCTGCATCCTCGGGGGCATCCTGGTGGTGGCGCTccccatcaccatcatcttcaaCAAGTTCTCCCACTTCTACCGGTGCCAGAGGGCTCTGGAGGCTGCCGTGCGCCACAGTGGCCACCGGGAGCTTGAGGACTTGCTGAGCAGCGTCGATGGCGTGTCAGAGGCGTCCCTGGAGACATCCCGTGAGACCTCTCAGGAGGGAAGGTCTGCAGATCTGGAGGCCCAGGACCCCAGTGGGCCTCCAAACTCCCAGGTTTATTAA